In Mycobacterium sp. Aquia_216, a genomic segment contains:
- a CDS encoding acyl-CoA dehydrogenase family protein — MLSAEESAYAERVRELAQRELLPLVDKRDEGNVNRALLAKMGSRGLLRDLFGGLAEEPPTVAAAMRLCLLRETIAGVSTGAETALALQGLGSYPILQSGRRETVERWIPGVVRGTTVAAFALTEPEAGSDAAALALTAAPDGDGWRLRGEKMWISNAPEADVYTVFARTTPDAGARGVTAFAVAGNADGLSGEHLDLLSPHPIGQLHFDDVRVEPTDVLGEVDAGFKVAMRTLDLFRPSVGAFAVGMAQAALDVTLEHVANRHAYGAPLAAQQSIAHRLADLATQLEAARLLVYTAARAYDAGASRSEITRRAAMAKLFATEAAQIIVDECVQLHGAYALRRGHLLEHLYRDVRAPRIYEGASEVQRSIISRELFRERATP; from the coding sequence GTGCTCAGCGCTGAGGAAAGCGCATACGCAGAGCGGGTACGTGAGTTGGCACAGCGGGAGTTGCTGCCACTGGTCGACAAGCGCGACGAAGGCAACGTGAATCGCGCGCTCCTCGCGAAGATGGGTAGCCGCGGGCTGCTTCGCGACTTGTTCGGCGGATTGGCCGAGGAGCCCCCGACCGTTGCGGCGGCGATGCGGCTGTGCCTGCTCCGCGAGACCATTGCCGGTGTCTCCACCGGGGCGGAGACCGCGCTTGCCCTCCAAGGTCTCGGTTCCTACCCGATCCTGCAGTCCGGCCGACGCGAGACGGTCGAACGGTGGATTCCCGGGGTGGTGCGCGGCACCACGGTCGCGGCGTTCGCACTAACCGAGCCCGAGGCTGGTTCTGACGCAGCCGCTCTCGCGCTGACCGCGGCCCCCGACGGCGATGGCTGGCGATTGCGCGGGGAGAAGATGTGGATCTCCAACGCGCCGGAAGCCGACGTCTACACCGTGTTCGCCCGAACAACGCCGGACGCGGGCGCCCGCGGCGTCACGGCGTTCGCCGTCGCCGGCAATGCTGACGGCCTGTCCGGCGAGCACCTCGACTTGCTTTCACCGCACCCAATCGGCCAGCTTCATTTCGACGATGTCCGCGTCGAACCAACCGACGTCCTCGGCGAGGTCGACGCAGGGTTCAAGGTGGCGATGCGCACCCTCGACCTGTTTCGCCCCAGCGTGGGTGCCTTCGCCGTAGGGATGGCACAGGCGGCTCTCGACGTCACCCTCGAACACGTCGCCAACCGACATGCGTACGGCGCACCACTGGCGGCTCAGCAGTCGATCGCGCACCGACTCGCTGACCTGGCCACCCAGCTGGAGGCCGCTCGGCTGCTCGTCTATACCGCCGCACGCGCCTATGACGCCGGTGCCTCCCGCAGCGAAATTACCCGGCGCGCAGCGATGGCCAAGCTATTCGCCACCGAGGCCGCGCAGATCATCGTCGACGAGTGCGTCCAACTCCACGGTGCGTACGCCCTGCGGCGTGGTCACCTACTGGAGCACCTCTATCGCGATGTCCGCGCTCCCCGCATCTACGAAGGCGCATCAGAAGTGCAGCGCTCCATCATCTCCCGCGAGTTGTTCAGAGAAAGGGCGACACCGTGA